The Paenarthrobacter aurescens region TAGTTGGAGAGCCGGAAGAAGTAGCTCTCCTCAGCGGTCCAGGTGACCAGGGTGTCCGTCTCCTTGGAGTAGCGGAGTCCGTCGTCCTTCACCACAGTATCGTCCTCGACGTAATAGGCCTCGTCCCGGACGGAATACCAGCCCTCATACTTGGACAGGTAGATATCGCCATTGGCTTCCATCTTCTTCCAGATGGCCTGTGAGGCGGCGTAGTGGTCCTGATCCGTGGTGCGGATGAAGCGGTCGTGGGAGATCCCCAAGTCCTGGCTCATCTGCTTGAAGGCCGCCGAGTTGCGGTCAGCGAGCTGCTTGGCAGTGATGCCTTCCTTCTCCGCTGACTGCTGCATCTTCAGTCCGTGCTCATCCGTTCCGGTCATGAAGAACACTTCATGACCGTCAAGGCGCTTGAAGCGCGCCATGGCATCAGTAGCAATGACCTCATAAGCGTGGCCGATGTGCGGCACGCCATTGGGGTAGCTGATTGCAGTGGTGATGTAGAACGGGGATTTCTCTGGAGACGTCACTCTAAGAAGTTACCTTTTTTTGGGATGGAATAGCTTAGTTAAGTTCGGTCAGCGTATCGCTGAGCCGTACCAGCTCGTGGTCGTGAGAGGCAACCAGAACGGCAATGCCATCGCTGGTGGTGTCCTTGAGGATGCCAATGATGCGGTTGGCCGCTGCACGGTCGAGGCTGGCCGTGGGCTCGTCCACCACCAATACGCGGGTTCCAAGGATCAGGGCACGGGCAATTGCTACGCGCTGGCGCTCACCACCGGAAAGCTGAGCCGGACGGTGGCGCATGCGGCGCCCAAGGCCCACCAGGTCCAGGAGGTCCTTGGCCATCTCTGTACGCTGTTCAACTTCGCCATCGGGTACAGCAGGGAGCAGGACGTTTTCCAGAGCGCTCATGCCGTCAATCAAGGCCCCGCCCTGATCCACGTAGCCGATCAGTGCCCGGCGGCGGTCCGCGATTTCGTCATCGCCCATGCTGTCCAGCGGCTGGCCCTCCCAGAAGACCTTGCCCGACGTCGGCAGGGTGAGTCCTGCGCTCACCGTCAGGATGCTGGTCTTACCGGAGCCGCTTCGACCGGCAATGCAATGCATCTCACCGGCGTGCAGGGTCAGATTGAAGTCATCGACGACGTCGACTTCCTCGGCACCGCCTTTATCTCCACCGTAGTGGATGGTGACGCGGCTCAGTTCCAACGGGGTTGCGTGATCGGCAGCCCTGACAATGGTGTTGGCTCGGGTCTGCAAGGACTCTTCCGCGGACTCCGGGGTGGCCGTCGGCTCGGGGTTGAGTTTGTCAGTCATTTGACTACTTTCGTTGCAATCGGAATCCAGCAAATAACGGCCAGCAGGCCAGCCAATCCGGCCCAGAGGGCCGCGTAGGGAGCCAGGATCAATCCCAGTCCCAAGGCGCCGAGGACACCCAATGGGAGTGCCACCGTGCCCACGAGGGCATTTTCGAAGAAGCGGACTTGGCCCAGCATGTCCGGGTTCCATCCCATGGCTTTCAACGTGCCGAGGTACTCGCGTTTGGCGTGAAGTTCAAACCGCCCGGTGACCAAGGTCAGGAGCAGGCCTACAACCACACCGAAGACAGCAAGGATAACGCTCGGCAGGGCAATGCTTGCTGCAGCCAGACCACTCAAGGCACTGGCACCTGCAGCCCGGGGAATGTCAATCAGGAGTGCAATCAAGGCACCAACGGCAGCTCCGAAGACGCCCACTGCCACAGCAAGGGAGATGGAGTTGAAACGGTTGGTGGTCAGCTGCCTGTTGGCAAAGGTCAGGGGTGAGTCCACAGTGACCAGCCGCTCATCATGCTGCGGTTCCTGATCAATGACCACGCGGTGGCGCAACTGCTGGGCGGCCAACAACGCGGCACCGCTGTAAATGACAAGCATGGTCACCGAGACGATCACGGTGGCTATGTTCCAGCTCAGCAAGCTCAGAATCACTCCGGCCGCAGCGAGGGCTGCGGCGCCCACGGCAAACTCTTCCAACACCCAGGAACGGATGCGTTTCTGCGTCCACCCCATGGCCCGGAGAATTCCGGCTTCACTCCTGCGCTGCCGGATGTAGCTCACTGTGGAAGCGCCCGTCAGGAGCGTGGCCCCAAGAAGCGTCAGGAACAGCAGGGTGATGTTGGTGCTGGTGAGCGAGCCCGAGACGGCGTCAGCGGCATCCTGCCGGACCCACGACTGCTGGACGGTGCCCAGCGGTGACTCCTTGCCGGCGTCGTCCTTGCTGTAGCCGGGGACGAAGATGTTGGCGTCTTCACGGGCGGAACCGGCCACCACGGTGGCCTCAAGGCCAAGCTCACGGATCTGGGTGGCAAGTTTCTCCACCTCAGGCTGTGCGGTCTTCCAGTTTCCGGCCGCTGATGCCTTGACACGAATGGCGTCAATGACGTCGGCGTTGCTGTCGTAGCCACGCGCCGCTGCCAGGCCGTAGTAGTCGGTGATGGCACCGGCGGACTGGCTGACCAGGCCCGTAGCGCTCAAAGACGGCTTCAATTCCGTACCCTCAACCTCTTTGCCCTCAGCGTCCTTGCTCAGGGTCATGGGGGTGGGATCATAGCCGCCCAGCGGGAGCTTGTTGACGTCGCCGGCAGCAGCCTTAACAGCGGCAGGGTCAAAGGTTCCGTACACCATGGGCAGCGGCGTTGCCGGCTTTTTACCTGTTTCCAGGTCTTCGCGGTATGAACGCTCTTCAACAGGTTTGCGCTGGGTCTGGTCCACGGGCGCCCCGAAGGAGGACTTCTCCGGCAAACGGTTCACTGTTACCCAGTCCCCCGGCGTGGCACTTTTTTCCGACGCACCATTAGCGGCGTCGTCGCCATCCTGATACTGCGGAGCAGCGGCAAAGGCTGTGCTCCACGTGGCCGGGTTGTACAAACCCTGGCTGAAGGACGCCGTGCTGCCAAGCAACTTGCTGTGGTCCGTTGATCCGGGCCATTCAAGGGCGAAGGGAGATTTGGAGACGAACGGGAGGTAATCCTTGTCCAGGGACCGGGAGACGGTACCAACGTCCTTGACCACCTTGCCGCTGGCGTCCAGTTCCTCGATCTTCACCGAGTACTGCAGATCAAGGGAGGTGCCGGAGCGGACAATCAGGGGAATGGCCTGGGAATCATCGGTGAGCAGGCCGTCACGCTTGGCCTGCTGGTACTGCGTCATCAACGGCGCCCAATGCTTGAGCTTGACGCCAAGGAAGTCCGGTCCTTCTTCCAACTGCTCCATGCTCAGGCCAGTGGTGAAGAGACTTTCAAAGTGGCGTCCGATAGCCCCGGCGTCACGTGCATCTGCCGGAGGCGCCTTCTCCAGCGGTGCCAGGAAGTCTCCAGCCGAGCCCAGCAGCGCACGCTCAGCGGCAGGGTCAACCGCGACGACGGACTCTGTCACCTCAGGTGCCAAAGGAAGCGCCACTGTGAGGTTAAAGAGGTTGTGCTCCGAGCCGAGTGCGGGGGCCGGGAACTTGATCCCGGTCTCGCCTTCAGGCCCGGCGATCCGGACGTTGCTGCCACCGGCGGTCTGTTCCTGGATCAGACGGCCCTTGCCCAGGGTGCCTTCGGCGCTGGTCTTGAAAAGAGTCTGCTGGTTCACGCCATCCGAGCTCGTGGCAGAGGCGGTCAGCCGGTATTTCTTGGGAGAATCGGACAGCACGGATTCCGCTGCCGGCCACTTGCCCGAATCCATGGCGGAGGGATCACCGGCGGTTACCGCGCCGGCCAGGCCTGAGTTGTACCCCAGGTAGTCCATGGCGTTAAGGCGCGGAGCCTCAAGGTTCTGCGATACCCGCGAGACCAGGCTGATGGGCGCTGCCACAGCCGTTTGTCCCATGGTGCGGATCTTCTCGAGCTGCTCAAAACTGATGCCGCCCTGGCCGTTGGCGATTTCCGGCTGGATCAATGAACCGCCTTCGCCATCTTGTGTCTGGTCAGGCTTAGCCTGGACCAGGATGTCGTAGAGTCCCCGCGAGTTCTCGTCCACTGTCCTGTTCAGAGCCGCCTGCGACTGGCTCTGAACGAGGACGGACAAGCACATGGCGACGATCAAAATGGCCGCGGTCAGCAGCAGCACACGGCTTCTGATGAACCTTTGGACGGCGTTCATTGGGCTCCCTGAGACCTTGATTGCGGGCGCGCACACAGACGCCGTGATTCCTCAAAAGACACAGAGAAATACCGGGCTGTATGTGCAAAAAGTTGTGGCCGGCCTGCTGCCGGGTCCGAATCGGCGGACCCAGCCATTGTAAGCAGACCGGCCACTCCTGCGTGCCAAGGTGTGTCGCCGGCACGCGAACCTCACTGATGTGAATCGGTGTTAGTCCTCCAGGTCCACTTCACGGACCATATCCGCGCCGATACCGGCCTTGATGGCCTCCAGCACCTGCTGTGGAACGGAACTGTCAATGGTCAGCAGCGCCAGAACCTGGCCGCCTTCGGTCTGCCGTGCCACCTGCATCCCGCCGATGTTAATGTTGTTCATGCCCAGGATGTGTCCGATGGTGCCGATCACGCCGGGACGGTCGGCGTAGGCCACAACCACCAGGTGTTCGCTGATGGGAATTTCCACGTCATAGCCGTTGACGCCCACCAGCTTCTCAACCTGCTTGGGACCGGTCAGGGTTCCGGCAACGGAGATCTGCGAGCCGTCGCTGAGTGCTCCACGAATTGTCAGGACGTTGCGGTAGTCCTCAGCATCCGGTGTGGTGATCAGGCGCGTGTTGATGCCGCGCTGTTCGGCGATCACCGGAGCATTGACGTAGCTGACCTGCTCGGTAACGACGTCGGCGAAGACGCCCTTCAGGGCGGCCAGTTCGAGTACCTTCACGTCCAGTGCTGCGATTTCGCCGGCTACCTCAACGTCAATCTGCGTCAGGGAAGCGTGGGTCAGTGCAGTGAAGATCCGGCCAAGCTTCTCAATCAGCGGGATGCCCGGGCGGACGTCCGGAGCGATGACTCCCCCGGCGACGTTCACAGCATCGGGTACCAGCTCGCCGGCAAGTGCCAGGCGAACGGACTTGGCCACCGAAACACCGGCCTTCTCCTGGGCTTCATCAGTGGAAGCACCCAGGTGCGGGGTGACAATGACGTTGTCGAACTCAAAGAAGGGCAGATCCGTGCTGGGCTCCTTGACGAAGACGTCAACCCCGGCTCCGGCAATCTGGCCTTCCTTCAGCGCAACGTGGAGTGCTTCCTCGTCTACAAGTCCGCCGCGGGCCACGTTGACCACGTAGGCCGTTTCCTTCATCTTGCGGAAGGCATCGGCGCCGAGCATGCCCACGGTTTCGGGCGTCTTGGGCATGTGGATGGTGATGAAGTCAGAACTTTCCAGCAGCTCATCCAGGGTGACCAGTTTGACGCCCAGCTGTGCTGCCCGGGCGGAGGTGATGTAGGGATCGTACGCAAGGATCTGGGTATCGAAGCCCTGGAGGCGCGCGGCCACCAAAGCACCAATGCGCCCCAGGCCGATGATGCCGATCTTCTTCTCGAAAAGTTCGATTCCGGTGTACTTGGAACGCTTCCACTCACCGTTCTTCAGCGCTGAGCTGGCCTGCGGAATGTGACGGGCGAGGCTCAGGATGTGCCCCACCGTGAGCTCTGCGGCGGAGACGATGTTGGAGGTCGGGGCGTTGACCACCATGACGCCGGCCTGGGTTGCGGACTTGATGTCCACGTTGTCCAGGCCCACGCCTGCACGGGCGATGACCTTGAGGTTCTTTGCCGCAGCAATTGCTTCGGCATCCACTTGGGTAGCCGAGCGGACCAGAATGGCGTCGACGTCGGCAATGGCGGACAGCAGCTGGGAACGGTCGGCGCCGTCGGTCTGTCGGATTTCAAAATCCGGGCCCAAAGCCTCGACTGTGGCGGGCGAAAGTTCCTCGGCGAGGAGGACGACGGGTTTGCTGGCTGACACGGGGAGGCACCTTACTTTGGACAACTTTGGACAGAACTGGACAAGGAGCGGATGCGTGGCCCGGGGCACGGCGCCGGGACCAGCCCAGAATATCGAATCCGGGGAGGGATTCCGGTGCCGGGAGGGGATGTTACGGCCACACCGGCAGCGGTTGTGAAGAAGTTCACAGCCCGCACGGTTGTGAAATTCGTTGGAGAAACAGCGTAGAAGCGGCGGGAAAAACGGTTCTCGATATGCGACGACGCCCGCCCGGCTGTGGTGACCGGACGGGCGTCGAAGTGCGTCGGCTGCTTAGCCGGCGCCAAAGGATCAGCGGGCTGCAGAACCTTCAACGTAGTCAGCGTCCTGCTGCTGCCAGGAGAACAGGGAACGCAGTTCGCGGCCCACCTCTTCGATGGGGTGCTGCTCTGCCTTGGCACGCAGTTCCTTGAACTCGGTGCCGCCGTTGTCCTGGTCATCGATGAAGCGCTTGGCGAAAGCACCGCTCTGGATGTCCGCGAGGACAGCCTTCATGTTTTCCTTCACCTCGGGGGTGATGACGCGAGGGCCGGAGACGTAGTCGCCGTACTCTGCGGTGTCGGAAACGCTCCAGCGCTGCTTGGCAATGCCACCTTCCCACATGAGGTCAACAATGAGCTTGAGCTCGTGGAGAACCTCGAAGTAGGCGATCTGCGGCTGGTAG contains the following coding sequences:
- a CDS encoding ABC transporter ATP-binding protein; amino-acid sequence: MTDKLNPEPTATPESAEESLQTRANTIVRAADHATPLELSRVTIHYGGDKGGAEEVDVVDDFNLTLHAGEMHCIAGRSGSGKTSILTVSAGLTLPTSGKVFWEGQPLDSMGDDEIADRRRALIGYVDQGGALIDGMSALENVLLPAVPDGEVEQRTEMAKDLLDLVGLGRRMRHRPAQLSGGERQRVAIARALILGTRVLVVDEPTASLDRAAANRIIGILKDTTSDGIAVLVASHDHELVRLSDTLTELN
- a CDS encoding FtsX-like permease family protein, translating into MNAVQRFIRSRVLLLTAAILIVAMCLSVLVQSQSQAALNRTVDENSRGLYDILVQAKPDQTQDGEGGSLIQPEIANGQGGISFEQLEKIRTMGQTAVAAPISLVSRVSQNLEAPRLNAMDYLGYNSGLAGAVTAGDPSAMDSGKWPAAESVLSDSPKKYRLTASATSSDGVNQQTLFKTSAEGTLGKGRLIQEQTAGGSNVRIAGPEGETGIKFPAPALGSEHNLFNLTVALPLAPEVTESVVAVDPAAERALLGSAGDFLAPLEKAPPADARDAGAIGRHFESLFTTGLSMEQLEEGPDFLGVKLKHWAPLMTQYQQAKRDGLLTDDSQAIPLIVRSGTSLDLQYSVKIEELDASGKVVKDVGTVSRSLDKDYLPFVSKSPFALEWPGSTDHSKLLGSTASFSQGLYNPATWSTAFAAAPQYQDGDDAANGASEKSATPGDWVTVNRLPEKSSFGAPVDQTQRKPVEERSYREDLETGKKPATPLPMVYGTFDPAAVKAAAGDVNKLPLGGYDPTPMTLSKDAEGKEVEGTELKPSLSATGLVSQSAGAITDYYGLAAARGYDSNADVIDAIRVKASAAGNWKTAQPEVEKLATQIRELGLEATVVAGSAREDANIFVPGYSKDDAGKESPLGTVQQSWVRQDAADAVSGSLTSTNITLLFLTLLGATLLTGASTVSYIRQRRSEAGILRAMGWTQKRIRSWVLEEFAVGAAALAAAGVILSLLSWNIATVIVSVTMLVIYSGAALLAAQQLRHRVVIDQEPQHDERLVTVDSPLTFANRQLTTNRFNSISLAVAVGVFGAAVGALIALLIDIPRAAGASALSGLAAASIALPSVILAVFGVVVGLLLTLVTGRFELHAKREYLGTLKAMGWNPDMLGQVRFFENALVGTVALPLGVLGALGLGLILAPYAALWAGLAGLLAVICWIPIATKVVK
- the serA gene encoding phosphoglycerate dehydrogenase, which encodes MSASKPVVLLAEELSPATVEALGPDFEIRQTDGADRSQLLSAIADVDAILVRSATQVDAEAIAAAKNLKVIARAGVGLDNVDIKSATQAGVMVVNAPTSNIVSAAELTVGHILSLARHIPQASSALKNGEWKRSKYTGIELFEKKIGIIGLGRIGALVAARLQGFDTQILAYDPYITSARAAQLGVKLVTLDELLESSDFITIHMPKTPETVGMLGADAFRKMKETAYVVNVARGGLVDEEALHVALKEGQIAGAGVDVFVKEPSTDLPFFEFDNVIVTPHLGASTDEAQEKAGVSVAKSVRLALAGELVPDAVNVAGGVIAPDVRPGIPLIEKLGRIFTALTHASLTQIDVEVAGEIAALDVKVLELAALKGVFADVVTEQVSYVNAPVIAEQRGINTRLITTPDAEDYRNVLTIRGALSDGSQISVAGTLTGPKQVEKLVGVNGYDVEIPISEHLVVVAYADRPGVIGTIGHILGMNNINIGGMQVARQTEGGQVLALLTIDSSVPQQVLEAIKAGIGADMVREVDLED